CGTGACGGAAACGGGCGTCCCAATCGACGTTCATCACGGCGTCGAGCGCAGCGAAACGCATGTCGCTCTTGCGGATGACCAGCGGGTTGATTTCGATAGACTGTGCGTCCTCGTTGTCGAAGCAGAGAACGAGGCGGGAACAGATTTTGCCGACGCGCTCGGCGATTTCGCCTTCAAAACCGGCCTCTTTGGCCAGCGCGGTCAGTTGCTCGATGGTCGGATGTTCATCGAGAGGAATCTGGATGCGGCGAACGCTGTCCCAGTTATCCTCGATATCGACACCGCCATATTTGGAAATCAGTAACTCGGCACCATCTCTGTTGCCGATAATGGAGACATAGAATTCTGCGTCATGATCGAGCATTTCTGCCACGATGACCTGGCGGACTTCAGCCGTACCGACTTTGGCGCCGAGCATCTCCCTGGAGGCCTGGATTGCCTCATCGAGATTGAGTCCGATTTTGACAAGACCAAGCTTGAACCGGCCGCCGATCGCTTCGTGAGCCTTGACGACAAGTTTTGATTCACGCAGCCATTTATTAGCTTCACCAAGCTGTGCAAGACGTTTAGGGTCCATGATAACAACATAATTAGGCACAGGAATGCCCCACTTGTTGAACAATTTCATGGCAGGCCCTTCAAGAATTTTAGCCATGCTCTATATGTTTATATTATGGGTAGTTTGCGAACAAAAAGAAGTGTGTAAAATTTAAATATAACTATATTGCTTTAACTTCCAAGTATTTAAGAATTGTTAATCCCCCCAAAACGCAAAAAAAAGTTTCAATGATCGACTTCACGACCTGGTGGCAGCACCTCCCATCGCAAATGAATCCCGTCATTTTTTCAATAGACGGCATTGCCATCCGCTGGTACGGCACCATGTACATCGTGGCCTTCGCTATTGTCTATCTGCTTTCGAAATACAGAATTTCCAACGAAAAGCTTCCATTCGACAAAACCTTTCCCGGTGACGCCCTGACCTGGGCGATGGGCGGTGTGCTGATCGGAGGCCGGATCGGCTATATATTATTTTATGGTTTCGACTGGTTCCTTCAGGATCCTGTCGGTACGTTGATTCCAATCAAATTCGGGAACGGCTCCTGCGCTTTCTCCGGTATCAACGGCATGTCGTTCCACGGTGGGCTGATCGGTGTGGCCATTGCCTTATGGCTTTTCACCCGAACACACAAGGTTGATTTTCTCAAGACCGTTGATCTTTTTATTCCCGCCCTGCCGCTCGGCTACACCTTTGGCAGACTCGGCAACTTCATCAACGGTGAACTCTACGGCCGCGTGACCACCTCGGCCATCGGCATGTACTTCCCTGCCGCTCCAACCGTAGCGCTGCGCCATCCCTCGCAGCTCTACGAAGCGTTCTTCGAAGGCATCGTGCTCTTTATCATCCTCTGGACGATTCGCAAAAAAGCCCCATGGCCCGGCTACC
The nucleotide sequence above comes from Chlorobaculum tepidum TLS. Encoded proteins:
- a CDS encoding ATP citrate lyase citrate-binding domain-containing protein, which encodes MAKILEGPAMKLFNKWGIPVPNYVVIMDPKRLAQLGEANKWLRESKLVVKAHEAIGGRFKLGLVKIGLNLDEAIQASREMLGAKVGTAEVRQVIVAEMLDHDAEFYVSIIGNRDGAELLISKYGGVDIEDNWDSVRRIQIPLDEHPTIEQLTALAKEAGFEGEIAERVGKICSRLVLCFDNEDAQSIEINPLVIRKSDMRFAALDAVMNVDWDARFRHADWDFKPVSEIGRPFTEAEQQIMDIDSRIKGSVKFVEVPGGEIALLTAGGGASVFYADAVVARGGTIANYAEYSGDPPDWAVEALTETICRLPNIKHIIVGGAIANFTDVKATFSGIINGLRESKSKGYLEGVKIWVRRGGPNEAQGLAAIRKLQEEGFDIHVYDRSMPMTDIVDLALKS
- the lgt gene encoding prolipoprotein diacylglyceryl transferase, which codes for MIDFTTWWQHLPSQMNPVIFSIDGIAIRWYGTMYIVAFAIVYLLSKYRISNEKLPFDKTFPGDALTWAMGGVLIGGRIGYILFYGFDWFLQDPVGTLIPIKFGNGSCAFSGINGMSFHGGLIGVAIALWLFTRTHKVDFLKTVDLFIPALPLGYTFGRLGNFINGELYGRVTTSAIGMYFPAAPTVALRHPSQLYEAFFEGIVLFIILWTIRKKAPWPGYLSGLYLIGYGTVRFFIEFFREPDAQLGFVFLNFSMGQVLCFLMIAAGIGILVWSKQRAENADVMMGGKR